The genomic DNA GTGTACTCCAGTCTGTGTGTGGCGGCTGCGAATGCACGGATGCTCACGGGGGAACAATCGAATTCTTCAGTGCTTGTGCCCACGGATTCAGGTCCCCGGCTCATCAAGTTCTACCGAGTGCTCCAGCCGGGAATCCACCCGGAACTTGAAGTAACGCTTGCTCTGGGGCGTGCTGGTTGGTCGCATGTGTCAGCGCCGCAGGCCTATTCTTTGGCAACGATTCCCGGACATGCCGATTCTGCTCTCGAAGTCATCCTCTCTCCTTTCGTCACCGATGTTGACGACGGATTTGAGTTCTTCACGTCGCTTGCGGCCGCTGATGCTGACCCACGGGAACCGGCGTATTCGCTCGGCGAAGTCATCGCCTCCATGCACCGGGCGTTGGCGGAGGAATTCGGGGCACACCCCTCTGCTTCGGGAGCTGAGATCGCTCGTCGCGTGAAGATCGGGATCGCAGCTGCGGCGGCGGAGGTTGCAGAGATTACGCCGGACATCGTCGCAGGACTCAATGCCCGTTTGGACAAGCTCGCGAGCTTTGATGAGCTTCCCCAGTTGATTCGTATCCACGGAGATCTTCATTTAGGTCAGACCCTGCATGGAGACAGCTGGCATGTTTTGGACTTCGAGGGTGAGCCGATGCGTCCTCTCGATGAGCGTCGACGCCCCGATTTCGCTGCGCGCGACGTTGCCGGAATGCTTCGTTCTTTCTCCTACGCCGCAGCTCAGGTGGGCGTTGACGAGCATGCGAATCTCCATGATCCTCACGACACCGCGGAAATTCCCGTTGTTTCTGCGGTGGGTGTGCAGTCTCGGCTTG from Schaalia sp. ZJ405 includes the following:
- a CDS encoding maltokinase N-terminal cap-like domain-containing protein; protein product: MTFPFPTSALFPSLCHWVRQRRWFPGEDDTPISLVDVSQWPLPDEDEHAPSPRTRVFSVVLGAGEALLFVPLVVTGQRPDSETAVIAHIEDQWVVDGPQHPATIRAWAMRARSQATMPNEVYSSLCVAAANARMLTGEQSNSSVLVPTDSGPRLIKFYRVLQPGIHPELEVTLALGRAGWSHVSAPQAYSLATIPGHADSALEVILSPFVTDVDDGFEFFTSLAAADADPREPAYSLGEVIASMHRALAEEFGAHPSASGAEIARRVKIGIAAAAAEVAEITPDIVAGLNARLDKLASFDELPQLIRIHGDLHLGQTLHGDSWHVLDFEGEPMRPLDERRRPDFAARDVAGMLRSFSYAAAQVGVDEHANLHDPHDTAEIPVVSAVGVQSRLVHERSVEWERAAREAFIEGYVAGGHLSEGERLLIEALMVEKAAYETVYEHRFRPGWLRIPLGALREFAGLER